Part of the Pseudobdellovibrionaceae bacterium genome is shown below.
TGCACGACTTCGGTCTTACGACTCGGCGGCAGTCTAGATTTCAAACAGCCTCCTAAAACCTATTACGTTTTAAACACTTGCTACCGATAGAGACTATGAACCTGGAGGAACTCATGCGTCGAAATATTGTTCGCCTAGTAATAGCCATGTGCATATCAGCAGCCGGCTTTTTTGGCACCCATGTGTGGTATGAAAACGGCCGTGTGGCACCTCTTGTGGATCGAAATCAAGCCGTTCTGGCCCGTCTTGTAGAGCACGTAAACGAAGTGGAACGACGCCCACTTTCGCAACTGATGTGGGAAGTTATCGGCCAAAACGAAAACCTCCACGCCGGTGAATCCATTCGAACCACATCTAACTCTGAAGCCCGCATTATGTTTTTAAGCACGGGCGCTGTTATTGAACTTGAACCCGACTCAGAAGTTATTATTGAAGAAAGTGCCGACGGTATCGCCCTTGATTTCTTAAAAGGTAACCTTTTTGTAAAAAGCGGCACCAAAGGTCAAGATACTGGCAAAGGCATTACCCTCAAGTCAGGAAATAGTAAAATTGCTCTTAACAAAGCAGATATCAGTCTTTCAAAAGCAAAAGAAAGCAACAAAGTGGATCTTCAGGTTTTTGGCGGAACAGCTGCCGTAACCCAAGGAGATAAAACCATTCAATTGGACGAAACCAAAGCTGGTACTCTCACCACCACAGGCGTTAAAGAAACTGAGGAGATCATTAATATTCTTGCTCCAACACCTGGTGAGCCTGTTTATTTTGATCCAGACAAAAAAGAAACTGTGACCTTCACTTGGGAAAAATTGCCTAAGGGCTACACAGTAGCTCTATTGGGTGGAGCTCGGCGCACAAAACTTAAAGAAATCAACAATGTTACTGCAAACGGCGAAACCGGAACTCTTTCATTCTTACCTAAAAAAGTGGGCAAGTTTTATTGGCAGTTAGTGGCAAAGTCGTCCCAGCAAGATCTGCCAGAACGAAAATCTAAAACTCTTCCCATCGAACTTGTCGCGAAAACGGCGCCAGTGCCTCTCTCACCCGCACCCAATGAAAAATTAGCTCTTGAGGTGGAACAGCCCAACGTGGAATTCAACTGGACATCTCCCATGCCTTTTGAAAACTACTTTATTGAAATCGCCACAGACTCACAACTTAAAGAACAAGTGGCCAAACAGTCTATTGAAAAGACTGTGACTTCGTTTTCTTTTAAGCCCAACAAATCGGGCAAGTACTTCTGGCGAATCACCGGATATATGAAAATAAAAGGACAGCCCGCTGGTATTTCTAGCGGCATTCAATCGTTCACAGCTCAAGTGGGCATTAAACTGCTGCCTCCTGAGTTGCGCTCGCCCGTGGCTGACCAGGCACTGCCATTTCAACAGGTGCAAGCTAAGGGTATCACTTTCTCTTGGGACTCTGCTGCCGGAGCTGAAAAGTATCGCGTTGCTGTCCAGACCGTAACAAAAGAAGGTCTCTCTCAACCCGAAGTGAAAGAATTTTTCACATCTCCTGGCAAATGGGAGTCAATGAAACCCGGCACTTATAGATGGACCGTAACTAGCCTTGGTGCAAAAAATAAAATTTCTGATCCCTCGCCGGCCCGCCAGTTTACAGTGAACACCCTACCTAAAGTCAATTGGGTGGGCGGCCCAGAACCCAGTGAATTTTTGTACTTTACAAACAAACCCTACTTGCAGGCCCGCTGGATTCCTGATGTAAAAGGAGCAAAAGCCTGGCGCGTTCGATTTGCAGTATCTGGCTTTCTTGATGAAGAAGGCAAGTGGATTAAGACCGACAAACCCTACATCCGAAAATACGTCAATGGCAACGGCACCTTTGATGTGGAAGTCGAAGCTTTAGATGACAATGGACAAGTGATTGCAAGAAGTAGTGTGAAACAAATTGTTGTTAAAGAAAAGCCCCTACTGCCACCACCCAGCTTTGCTAAAAATATCCCCGAAGTTATTAAATCAGATAAAAGCGGTAACTTAGATGTTCAGTGGCTGCCTGTGGACGGGGCTGAATCCTACCAAGTGATTTTGCAATCACCCGATGGCAAAGTGCTGCAAGAAAAAAAGGTCACGAGAAGCTTAGCCTCGCTGAACAAATTAAAACCCGGTAATTATAAGGTCTCTGTAAAAGCCATTGATAAACACAACCGACCCAGTAAGGCCGGAGACACAAAAGAAGTGAATGTGCCAAAGGTCAGTAACATTGCGGCACCAAAGATTAGAAATATTAAGGTTAAATAGTTGAAAACATACAGTGCATATGTATTGACATTAATTTTAGGGATTGGGTTAGCGATGCTGTCGCTGAGTCCTGCCCATGCCGCAAAGGCCCGTCGCTATGTGAACTTAGAGTGGGAACCTGTGGAAGATGCCACACAATATGAAGTGACAATCACCCGCATTCGCAAGGGCGGCGAGCGAGCTAAGCCCAGCACTTTTAAAGTGGGCGAAGCCAAGTGGCGAGGGCAAATTAACCCTGGCAAATACGAAATGCTATTACGCTCCTATGATGACCGCGGGGTGCCTGGCGGCTGGAGCGAGCCGGTCTTGTTTTTGGTAAAAAATCCGCCACCCGCACGCATTTACCCCACACCTGATCTCGTGATTGAAACTAAAGAGGCTTCCACATTCGATGTGGAATTTCAATGGCAATCAGAAGAAAATGACAGCGGCTTTCGTTTAGATATTGAGTCCACCACGGGCGACTTTAAGAAATCTTATAAAGTATCTGGCACCTCTAAGGAAGTGGATTTGCCTGTGGCTAACACATACAAGTGGCGAGTGACCGCTCTAATGGATGCCGATGAAGAAGTGGGCGAAATGAGTGAAGCCATGGACTCTTTCACTCTAAAAGGTCAAAGTCTTGATAAACCCACAATTAAAACTCCCATGTCCTCTATCGTTGAAACACTCAGCTGGAAGCGCCCTGAACACGCCGAACACTACTCTTATGTTTTAAGTACAAAAAAGCCAGACGGCAAATGGAGCGTGGTTGATAAAAATGAATCTTACCAGCTGAACAATCTCCCTTTTGATTTGTCTCGTCCAGCCGGCGAATACCGACTAAAAGTGATGGCGCACGCCCATAATCGGGAGACCTCGTCGGATTCTATAGAGTTTACCTCTGCCGGCAACTTAAGAAACCCTGCCGCCATTGAAGCGGCCAAACTTAAAGAGTCTTTAAATAAACCGACACCCTTTTATTTTATTGCCAGTTACTTTTTAACAAATATGGCCTACCGCGGAGCTAACTTTCAAGAATCCAGCGGCCCGACGGATTTCAGCGCTATTGGCGGAACTGGGCGTTTAGGGATGGGCTATATCCATCCCCGCTCATCTTGGGGTCTATTTGCCATTGCCGACATGAGTGGCTTCACCGTTGTGGGTGAAACATACACCTTTTTATCAACAGAAGTTCATGGGACATGGACAAAAGATCTTCCCGGCGCCAATCGTCTGCAAGTCACTGGTGGGTTCTACTCTAAAGATCTTCCTGAGGCCATTGGGACCGCCTCAATCGGTTCAAGCCAAGGGACATTCAGTAAAATGAACACCCTCACCGCCTACGGTGCCCATGGCGGTGTGATTTACCAACGGCCCATATCGTCTCGCCTAGGAATAGAACTCAATGCCCGGGTATATCTACCCATCGAAGGTGACAACCCGAACGGAGTCACCCCCGAGTCAACGCTCTCTTACCAATTGGGTATATTAGGATCATTAAAACTGAATGACAGAACTACGGGTTATGCTGGATACTCAAGACGCCTCGACACACACTACTATCGAGCCCAATCTACGGGCAGCAACCCCGTCACTGAAGGCACCAATAACGAAGTTGAGATAGAGGGCAACTACCTCAACTTAAAACTGGAATACTCGTTCTAAATCAAATTCACACAGGAACGGCTCAACGTTAGTAAAACCGCACGCGGTTAGGTGATGGATAATTAAGAGGCGCATCTAATACACCCAACTGCCCCTGGCTATTAGAGCCCCAGCAGCGAACACCTAGGTTGACAATAGCACACGTGTGCTCAGAACCCGATGCAAAGCCATTCATTGGCCCAAGGCCACCCACCAATTCCGGGTACAAGGATCGATGGTCATAGCCTCCGAGCTGGCCTCGGCTGTTATTTCCAAAGCAGTACAGGCTGTTGCCACCACCTTCTGCACGACTGATGCAGGTGTGGTTGCGCCCCAAGCTTAGATCATTTGCATTCATTACAGGTGTTTTTGAAATGGCATCCAAAACATTCACGGGTTGGTCAGACTGATTGTCGTTTCCATTGCCCAGCTGCCCATCCCAACCGGCACCCCAGCATTGTACACTTCCATTACTAAGCTGCGCGCAGGTGTGATAATCGCCGGTTTCGACATTAGATGCCGAAGTCATCACATGTTGAGCGTACAATTCATCCATATTGTTATTAACAATGCCTAGCTGGCCATTCTCGTTACCGCCCCAGCAGTAGAGGTTACTACTTTCATCTAAAGCACAGGTGTAATTGGAGCCGGCGGATATTTTTGTGATTTGTTCGAGCTCCACAAATCCACTATCTTGGGCCCAATACGTACCGGGGTATTGTTCCCAATAATCATTCCCCATTCCGTTGGCAAAACGCCCTTGACGCTGCTGGCCCCAGCAGGTGACGCCTCTATCAAGGGTGGGAAATCCCCAAGCTCGGTCGGCCACCAAACAGGTGTGATCACGACCAACGGCAATGTCCTGAACATCCGTAAACGGCTCCCCGCTGGAATTTCGCACTAATCTTGGTGGCGACCACTCGTTTTCGTTGGCGCCACCAATAGATAAATTTTGGAAGTGGTAATATCCGTCATATTGTACGCTGACTAAATCGTCATTGGGCCCGACAGCGACGGCATCCTGGGTCGACATGGATACGGAGTAATAAATGGGTGAGGGTTCGATGTTTTGGAAAACTCCCCCTGACCCCAGCGTCAACTTAAATATTTCACCGCCAGACGAATAGTAATTCAAAATATCTTTGATGCCATTTTTATCAATATCGACAAGCTCAATGGTTCCCGAATTAGAGCCAAGCTCAATGTCTCCGCGAAATATCAGATTTGCGCCATCAAAATTGTACATTTTGGCTCGGCGCTGGGAGTACTCATTAGTTTCCGCAATTATCTCGATGACGCCATCACCATCTAAATCATTGGCAAACACTTTGCTGATCGTGCCCCCCAAATCATCCAGATACGTGCCGACAACATCTACTCCGCTTGATGCGTTGTCGATTCGATAAATTCTCAATTGATAACCAGACGAGTGATATATGGCTGCCACGTTGAGCTTTCCATCTCGATCAAAATCAGACATTACCATCCCGTCAAGATGCCCGCCGCCGCCACCGCCAAGGTCAATGTTCAGTATATTATTGCCACTTGACCCAAAATATCCGGTCCCGTCATTTTCCTGAATGGATATATAATTTGACTGATTAAACACGAAATCCAAATCGCCGTCAGAATCAATATCGCCAACTTGATGAAGGCCGCCACTACTAACGCCACTAGAAGTAGCTGCGCCAAAAGTCCCATCACCATTTCCCGTGACCAATTTGAAGTTCGAGCCCGCTATTGCAGCAATATCATCAACCCCATCATTATTGAAGTCACCCACATGAAAATCCATCACTGAAGAGCCAAAAGCTACAGGTATGGATGAACCCAAATTCGAAAAAGGTGCCAATTTGACATAGGAACCCGAAATCCACGCGACATTTGGATTTCCATCTAACGTGATCGATCGATAAAAGTTCCCACCCGATTGAGGAATGGCCCCGCCAGAGGGATAGATTCCATAATTTCCGACACCCAGAATGCGATTATTGTTGTAGCCCCAGCAATAGGCTTCTTTTGTACCAAAATTATTTGTAATAGCGCAGCCATGATCATAGCCGAGATCCAGCTTCTCCACATTGCCGGGCACTGATCCCACGACCACTGGAGCTGTGGGATTATCTGCATTGTTTTGCAGAGGTGAATGACTCATACCTTGGCCCCAGCACACAATTTCAGAATTTAAGGTCGCTGATTGATATTTCGCCACACAACCGCCATTATCATTGGCTGCCACTTTTGATAATATCTCGCCCGGATTCAATAGGGCTGGCAGCTCGCGATCAGGGTTTCGGTATTCTTTCACGGCCCGACTTCCTACCTGCCCCTCGGTGTCACTGCCCCAGCAGACAACACCTTGGCTTTCACTGACAGCACAGGCAAAGTCAGAGCCCACAGCTAAATGAGTGGCGTCATATAAACCCACAACGAGTTTCGGAAACTTTTGATTTTGGCCATCGGTATGGCCTCGGCCCAATTGGCCACTCCAATTGGCCCCCCAGCAGTAAACTTCGCCTGAGGATTTTCTTGCACAAGAGAAATTTTCGCCCGACGCCACTTGGACTGCGCCCTTAAACTCAGTGCTATTTTCTTCTTTCAGAGCCGTGGCGTACAACTGATGGTTTGAGGACATGGTCGACAGAACCACAGCCGTTGGCCCGGCTGAATACATCTCCCCGGATTGGCTGTTTTCATTGGCGCCCCAGCACAAAATACCAGAGTCTTGCGCTAGCGCACAGGTGTGACGGCCGCCGGCAGAGAAGCTCACTATTCCAGTCAAATTGACGAGATCGTTGTCTTGAACGGCACGAGGAATATAATCTTCGCTGCCATATCCCCCGTCACCAAATTGCCCCTCATAGTTTCCACCCCAGCACTTCACTGAGCTATCTTGAGCCATGAGTGCGCAAATATGCGAGTCACCCACCGCAACCTTTAAGGCTTTTCCTGACAAAGAGTTCACTTTCTCAGGCACCCCGTGACTGGCCCAATTAGATGTATCTTGAGAATACAAGTAGCCCCAGCAATACACATCGCCCGACTCGTCCACCGCGCAACTGGCCTTATCACCCACATCTAAAGATATGACCCGTTCTAGACCTGCCACTTTTACCGGCTTGGAATATCGATCTGGAAGCGTGGCTTGACCTACCTCACCACTGCCACTTTCGCCCCAACAGAAAATTTCTTTTGTATCGGTCAGCGCGCAAACATGGTGTTCGCCAATACTGATCTGACTCACTCCTAGTGTGTTTAGAGTTTGTAGCGGAGCTAGCTCTACTGGCTCAGAGGAGTAATCGCTCAATTTATCATTGTGGCGACCGATGATTTCACCCCAGTTAGATCCCCAACAGTAGGCCATTCGGTCTTCGGTCACCACGCAAGCCGTTCGGTCACCCGCCACCAGAGACTTCACTTTCACGGATTGAGAGAACTGGGTCCCAAAGGTTGGAACCACATTCTCGCAGGCGCCAAAAAGAAGCGGCGCTAACAGCATCCCAAAAAGACGGGCAAAGTATTTTTTATTCACGATGATAACCTCTTGTTCATAAGTTCAAATCACGTACTCACTCAACATTTTTGACCCCGATGTGATTGCTAGTTGTACGCACTTTGGCCTAGATACTTGTCGGCTACTCACTCATCAACTTTAGTCTTAGGGATGAAAATCCAGAAAAAATGACGCGCTCGAATTGATTTCGAGCCAATTTGAGACAAAGGGTCTCAGTCCGACACATGCCGACATGCATTGAGCACATTCTCGCAACATCTGGGTTGTTTTAATTTGATACGGGAGGTTTAAAGCTTTAAATACTTTTTCAACTTTGCCTTAACAGCGATTTGGTCTTTTTTTTCTAAGTGGCCCACCTTTTTTTTGATGAGACCCTCGTCCAAGGTGAAGAGCTTCATTCTCACCTTACATGGCACGTAGAGACCTGATTTCTCCAAGTCAGAGATGGGTACGTCAAATTTCCAAGTGGCGTTGACTGCACTGGTGATCATGGCCAGTGTTCTTGTCTTCTGATCAGACTCTGATATCACCAATGCCGGTCGATTTTTTGTCTCGCGTTTGTCTGTGAAAGGAAATGGGACCACGACAATATCAAATATTTTGTAAGTGCTCAAAGGCTTCCTCGTCTTCCTGTGAGTTCCACTCATCTAGCAGATCTGATACAGCCGAATGCCACTGCAGGTCCAGGCCTTGAGCCTTTCGAACCACCACTTTGTCGTTCTCAATCTCATACACAATGGAATCCCCTGGACCCACAGCCAGAAATTCTCGAATTTCTTTAGGCACGCTCGCTTGATTTTTTGAAGTCAGCTTAACAGGTTTCATTTGGCCATGGTATTACAGTATTACTGTAATGTCAATCCAGCCCATTTAAAAAGAAGATATTTATGAAGCCACTTTCACTTTATCGGCGGATTCGGCTTCGTAATCAGAGTACTCCGTTTGCACTCGAACTTCTTCGCCGTTTTCGATATAGCCGCGAACTTTAAATAGCGTGAGAGGCTTACTTTTACCCTTCACTTCGGCAGATCCTGCCTTTTCTAAAATAAACTCTTCGTGGACGGTGTCGGCAATT
Proteins encoded:
- a CDS encoding VCBS repeat-containing protein, whose protein sequence is MNKKYFARLFGMLLAPLLFGACENVVPTFGTQFSQSVKVKSLVAGDRTACVVTEDRMAYCWGSNWGEIIGRHNDKLSDYSSEPVELAPLQTLNTLGVSQISIGEHHVCALTDTKEIFCWGESGSGEVGQATLPDRYSKPVKVAGLERVISLDVGDKASCAVDESGDVYCWGYLYSQDTSNWASHGVPEKVNSLSGKALKVAVGDSHICALMAQDSSVKCWGGNYEGQFGDGGYGSEDYIPRAVQDNDLVNLTGIVSFSAGGRHTCALAQDSGILCWGANENSQSGEMYSAGPTAVVLSTMSSNHQLYATALKEENSTEFKGAVQVASGENFSCARKSSGEVYCWGANWSGQLGRGHTDGQNQKFPKLVVGLYDATHLAVGSDFACAVSESQGVVCWGSDTEGQVGSRAVKEYRNPDRELPALLNPGEILSKVAANDNGGCVAKYQSATLNSEIVCWGQGMSHSPLQNNADNPTAPVVVGSVPGNVEKLDLGYDHGCAITNNFGTKEAYCWGYNNNRILGVGNYGIYPSGGAIPQSGGNFYRSITLDGNPNVAWISGSYVKLAPFSNLGSSIPVAFGSSVMDFHVGDFNNDGVDDIAAIAGSNFKLVTGNGDGTFGAATSSGVSSGGLHQVGDIDSDGDLDFVFNQSNYISIQENDGTGYFGSSGNNILNIDLGGGGGGHLDGMVMSDFDRDGKLNVAAIYHSSGYQLRIYRIDNASSGVDVVGTYLDDLGGTISKVFANDLDGDGVIEIIAETNEYSQRRAKMYNFDGANLIFRGDIELGSNSGTIELVDIDKNGIKDILNYYSSGGEIFKLTLGSGGVFQNIEPSPIYYSVSMSTQDAVAVGPNDDLVSVQYDGYYHFQNLSIGGANENEWSPPRLVRNSSGEPFTDVQDIAVGRDHTCLVADRAWGFPTLDRGVTCWGQQRQGRFANGMGNDYWEQYPGTYWAQDSGFVELEQITKISAGSNYTCALDESSNLYCWGGNENGQLGIVNNNMDELYAQHVMTSASNVETGDYHTCAQLSNGSVQCWGAGWDGQLGNGNDNQSDQPVNVLDAISKTPVMNANDLSLGRNHTCISRAEGGGNSLYCFGNNSRGQLGGYDHRSLYPELVGGLGPMNGFASGSEHTCAIVNLGVRCWGSNSQGQLGVLDAPLNYPSPNRVRFY
- a CDS encoding type II toxin-antitoxin system PemK/MazF family toxin; its protein translation is MSGTHRKTRKPLSTYKIFDIVVVPFPFTDKRETKNRPALVISESDQKTRTLAMITSAVNATWKFDVPISDLEKSGLYVPCKVRMKLFTLDEGLIKKKVGHLEKKDQIAVKAKLKKYLKL
- a CDS encoding AbrB family transcriptional regulator — protein: MKPVKLTSKNQASVPKEIREFLAVGPGDSIVYEIENDKVVVRKAQGLDLQWHSAVSDLLDEWNSQEDEEAFEHLQNI